In the Palaeococcus pacificus DY20341 genome, one interval contains:
- the rlmD gene encoding 23S rRNA (uracil(1939)-C(5))-methyltransferase RlmD codes for MKGKGRIEEMSEDGYGLLGKKPIYVPYTVVGDLVEVRKTRRRFGRHLATDFELLEESRLRQRPRCMHFGKCACLWQHIKYKEQLKIKQKTFEKITGINAEIKGSPQVWNFRNASNFIITTQGIGFKEFGKWWSIVDVKECPIFSNRTREYLSALKAFMREEKIEPWDVKAKRGILHYLSIREGKFTGEVMVNLIAHSEKVPESFEDYFSFADSIYWSFKTDERDDPRGEPRLVKGKEYIQEKIGNVVYLIHPNSFFQTNSYALPALLKAVEDFTDGEKVFDLYAGVGTFGVYLAKRGFDVEGVEINPFAVEMANKNAELNDVDALFRVGNAEEVKLESYDTIIVDPPRKGLKEGAKLLAKSRAERIVYVSCNPRAFLKDFEALSERYKIEKAVLIDMFPHTPHVEAVIELVKKS; via the coding sequence ATGAAAGGAAAAGGCCGCATAGAAGAGATGAGCGAAGATGGCTACGGCCTCTTAGGTAAAAAACCCATCTATGTCCCTTACACGGTGGTAGGGGATTTAGTAGAAGTAAGAAAAACAAGAAGACGCTTTGGAAGACATCTCGCCACGGACTTCGAGCTCTTAGAAGAGTCGAGGTTAAGACAGAGGCCGAGGTGCATGCACTTTGGAAAGTGTGCTTGTCTTTGGCAGCACATTAAGTACAAAGAACAGTTAAAGATTAAGCAGAAAACTTTTGAGAAAATAACCGGCATAAACGCCGAGATTAAGGGCTCTCCCCAAGTGTGGAACTTTAGAAACGCCAGCAACTTCATAATTACAACTCAAGGAATTGGCTTCAAGGAGTTCGGCAAGTGGTGGAGCATCGTTGATGTGAAAGAGTGTCCAATCTTCTCAAATAGAACTCGTGAATATCTGAGCGCTCTAAAGGCATTCATGCGCGAGGAAAAGATAGAGCCTTGGGATGTTAAAGCCAAGCGCGGTATTCTTCACTATCTAAGCATTCGTGAGGGGAAATTCACCGGGGAAGTAATGGTTAACTTAATAGCCCACTCCGAAAAAGTTCCAGAGAGCTTTGAAGACTATTTTTCCTTTGCTGATTCCATCTATTGGAGCTTTAAGACTGACGAGAGAGACGATCCAAGGGGAGAACCCCGCTTGGTCAAGGGTAAAGAATACATACAAGAGAAAATCGGGAATGTGGTTTATTTAATTCATCCGAACAGCTTCTTTCAAACCAATTCATACGCCTTACCTGCCCTCTTAAAAGCGGTCGAAGACTTCACTGATGGTGAGAAGGTTTTTGACTTATACGCGGGAGTTGGCACCTTCGGCGTTTATCTCGCCAAAAGGGGTTTTGATGTTGAGGGTGTTGAGATTAATCCTTTTGCCGTTGAAATGGCAAACAAAAACGCCGAACTTAACGACGTAGATGCCCTCTTTAGGGTTGGCAATGCTGAAGAAGTCAAGCTTGAAAGTTATGACACAATAATTGTTGACCCCCCAAGAAAAGGTCTAAAAGAAGGTGCAAAACTCTTAGCCAAAAGCAGAGCGGAGAGGATAGTTTACGTTTCGTGCAATCCAAGGGCCTTCCTTAAGGACTTTGAAGCCTTAAGTGAAAGATACAAAATTGAGAAGGCTGTTTTGATTGACATGTTTCCTCACACACCGCATGTTGAAGCAGTTATAGAGCTTGTCAAAAAGTCATGA
- the gyaR gene encoding glyoxylate reductase — MKPKVFITRQIPDNGVELLEKYYDVEVWGEEKEPPREVLLEKVKEVDALVTLLSDKIDRELLEGAPKLRIIAQYAVGYDNIDVKEATKRGIYVTNTPDVLTDATADLAFALLLGVARRLVEADEFVRSGEWKKRGVAWHPLMYLGYDVYGKTIGIIGFGRIGQAMAKRAKGFGMRILYWNRTRKEKAEKEIGAEFVDLETLLKESDFVSLHVPLNEETSGLIGEQELKMMKPTAILINTARGKVVDTKALIKALKEGWIAGAGLDVFEEEPYYNEELFKLSNVVLAPHIGSATYGAREAMAELVARNLIAFAKGEVPPTLVNRDVLSVRKPGF, encoded by the coding sequence ATGAAGCCTAAAGTCTTCATTACAAGACAAATTCCCGACAACGGAGTTGAGCTCCTTGAGAAATACTACGATGTCGAAGTCTGGGGAGAAGAGAAAGAGCCGCCTAGGGAGGTTCTCCTTGAAAAAGTGAAGGAAGTCGATGCATTAGTAACCCTTTTGAGCGATAAAATTGACAGGGAGCTTTTGGAGGGTGCGCCCAAGCTCAGGATTATTGCCCAATATGCAGTCGGCTACGACAATATTGACGTTAAAGAAGCGACTAAGAGAGGGATATACGTTACAAACACTCCAGACGTTTTAACCGACGCCACCGCGGACTTAGCTTTTGCCCTCTTATTAGGGGTGGCAAGGCGCTTAGTCGAGGCGGATGAGTTCGTTAGGAGCGGCGAGTGGAAGAAGAGAGGCGTTGCGTGGCACCCGCTAATGTATCTCGGCTATGATGTCTATGGAAAGACTATTGGAATAATCGGCTTTGGAAGGATTGGGCAGGCAATGGCAAAAAGGGCGAAGGGATTTGGGATGCGCATTCTATACTGGAACCGCACGAGGAAAGAAAAAGCAGAGAAAGAGATAGGTGCTGAGTTCGTGGACTTAGAGACGCTTCTAAAGGAGAGCGACTTCGTTAGCTTGCATGTTCCATTGAACGAAGAGACCAGCGGTTTGATCGGTGAGCAGGAGCTCAAAATGATGAAGCCAACTGCCATTCTAATAAACACCGCAAGGGGAAAAGTAGTTGATACAAAAGCACTAATTAAAGCTCTAAAAGAGGGCTGGATTGCTGGCGCGGGTCTTGACGTCTTTGAGGAGGAGCCATACTACAACGAAGAGCTCTTTAAGCTGAGCAATGTTGTCTTAGCTCCGCACATAGGAAGCGCTACTTACGGAGCGAGAGAAGCTATGGCCGAGCTAGTTGCTAGGAATCTGATAGCCTTTGCTAAAGGCGAGGTTCCGCCGACGCTCGTCAATAGGGATGTTTTGAGCGTTAGAAAACCTGGCTTTTGA
- a CDS encoding bifunctional L-myo-inositol-1-phosphate cytidylyltransferase/CDP-L-myo-inositol myo-inositolphosphotransferase, protein MKGVILAAGLGSRMGRLTEETPKGLLRIAGREILYRTMKTLEELGVEEFIIVTNPKYEDKFREFLRENGFNAQIIVNEHPEKGNGYSLYLAKNYVGEKFILVMSDHVYERAFLERAIRGEGLIIDRNPKYVNLKEATKVLVEDGRIKDIGKRLKAYDGADTGFFVLTKETFKYAEGILEQRGKAELSEIVKKAGLKVTEVSGLFWMDVDTPQDLKKANRFIVLNAVKGTGDGFISRHLNRKISTRISALLANHITPMQATIFTFLLGLFAAVMTFLSIPLAGLLYQMSSILDGVDGEIARASMRTSRFGGYLDSILDRYVDFAFILMLALAYGKTSLGFWSWVALAIFGSVMVSYSTERYKAAYGKDIYKETPTMRYLPGKRDERIFLTMLFCLLGLIEWVFIVLAALTHLRVFTTVLLVRRNAKT, encoded by the coding sequence GTGAAGGGAGTAATTTTGGCGGCAGGACTTGGAAGTAGGATGGGCAGACTAACTGAAGAAACGCCTAAGGGACTCTTAAGGATCGCGGGGAGGGAAATCCTCTATCGAACTATGAAAACCTTAGAGGAGCTTGGAGTTGAAGAGTTCATTATTGTCACAAACCCTAAGTATGAAGACAAGTTTAGGGAATTCCTCAGAGAGAACGGTTTCAATGCCCAAATCATCGTAAATGAACACCCTGAGAAGGGAAACGGGTATTCTCTCTATCTTGCAAAGAATTATGTTGGGGAGAAATTCATCCTCGTTATGAGCGACCATGTCTACGAGAGGGCTTTTCTCGAAAGGGCGATTCGCGGGGAGGGCCTTATAATTGATAGGAATCCAAAATATGTTAACCTAAAGGAAGCGACTAAAGTTTTAGTTGAAGATGGGAGAATAAAAGATATTGGGAAGAGATTGAAAGCGTACGATGGCGCTGATACAGGCTTTTTCGTGCTTACGAAGGAGACTTTTAAATATGCCGAGGGGATTCTTGAGCAGAGGGGGAAAGCCGAGCTGAGCGAAATCGTCAAAAAAGCGGGTCTTAAGGTTACTGAAGTGTCGGGCCTCTTTTGGATGGACGTTGATACTCCCCAAGACCTCAAAAAAGCGAACCGCTTTATAGTCCTGAACGCGGTGAAGGGAACAGGTGACGGGTTCATTTCAAGGCATTTAAACAGAAAAATCTCCACGCGAATATCTGCTCTTTTGGCAAACCACATAACTCCTATGCAAGCAACAATCTTTACTTTCCTTTTGGGGCTCTTTGCTGCAGTTATGACCTTCCTAAGCATCCCTTTAGCAGGCTTACTATATCAAATGAGCTCAATTTTAGATGGTGTTGATGGTGAGATAGCGAGAGCCTCAATGAGGACGAGCAGATTTGGAGGCTATTTAGACTCAATTCTCGACCGCTACGTTGATTTTGCATTCATCCTAATGCTGGCTTTAGCTTATGGAAAAACTTCCTTGGGGTTTTGGAGCTGGGTTGCTTTGGCCATATTTGGCTCTGTCATGGTGAGCTATTCAACTGAGCGATATAAAGCAGCATACGGAAAAGATATTTACAAAGAAACCCCAACAATGCGCTATCTTCCCGGAAAGCGAGATGAGAGAATATTTTTAACGATGCTGTTTTGCTTGCTTGGATTAATCGAGTGGGTTTTTATCGTGCTTGCAGCACTAACGCATCTTAGGGTCTTCACAACAGTTCTGCTGGTGAGAAGAAACGCAAAAACTTAA
- a CDS encoding inositol-3-phosphate synthase produces MVKVVILGQGYVASIFAVGLERIKNGELGYYGIPLANELPIKVEDVEIVGSYDVDKSKIGKPLYEVVKRYDDGEIPESLKNIIVRKGIHLRSLRNLPIEAEGLEDEMSLSEAVERLVEEWKSLGAEVFINVCTTEAFEPFGSKEEIVKAIEENNKERLTATQVYVYAAAKYAKEVGGAAFVNAIPTLIANDPAFIELAKESNLVLFGDDGATGATPLTADVLTHLAQRNRYVKDVAQFNIGGNNDFLALTDKERNKSKEFTKSSIVKDLLGYDAPHYIKPTGFLEPLGDRKFIAMHIEYVSFNGAIDELIINGRINDSPALAGLLVDLARLGKIAIEKKEFGPVYEVNAFYMKNPGPNDKPNIPRIIAYEKMRMWAGLEPKWF; encoded by the coding sequence ATGGTGAAGGTTGTAATCTTAGGGCAAGGATACGTTGCAAGCATATTTGCAGTTGGTCTTGAGAGAATAAAGAATGGAGAGCTTGGCTACTACGGTATTCCTTTGGCTAATGAGCTCCCAATAAAAGTTGAGGATGTTGAAATCGTTGGAAGCTACGATGTTGATAAGAGCAAGATAGGAAAGCCTCTCTATGAAGTAGTTAAGAGGTATGACGATGGTGAGATTCCTGAAAGCCTCAAGAATATTATTGTGAGAAAGGGAATCCACCTCAGGAGCCTTAGGAACCTCCCAATTGAGGCAGAAGGTTTGGAAGATGAGATGAGCTTAAGCGAAGCTGTTGAGAGGCTCGTCGAGGAGTGGAAGAGCTTAGGCGCTGAGGTGTTCATAAACGTCTGTACCACTGAGGCTTTTGAACCCTTTGGAAGCAAGGAGGAGATAGTAAAAGCAATTGAAGAGAACAACAAGGAGAGACTAACAGCCACTCAGGTTTACGTCTATGCTGCTGCTAAGTATGCTAAGGAAGTGGGAGGTGCTGCCTTCGTCAATGCAATCCCAACGCTCATAGCAAATGACCCAGCTTTCATCGAGCTCGCAAAGGAGAGCAACCTTGTGCTCTTCGGTGATGATGGGGCAACAGGTGCAACCCCATTAACCGCTGATGTTTTGACACACTTAGCCCAAAGGAACCGCTATGTAAAGGACGTTGCTCAGTTCAACATAGGTGGAAACAACGACTTTCTGGCTTTGACTGACAAAGAGAGGAACAAGAGCAAGGAGTTCACAAAATCAAGCATTGTTAAGGACTTGCTCGGCTATGATGCACCACACTACATCAAGCCTACTGGATTTTTGGAGCCCCTCGGCGACAGAAAGTTCATTGCAATGCACATCGAGTATGTGAGCTTCAATGGGGCTATAGACGAGCTCATCATAAACGGTAGGATAAACGACAGCCCAGCCTTGGCAGGCCTTTTAGTGGACTTAGCTAGACTTGGAAAGATAGCCATTGAGAAGAAGGAGTTTGGCCCAGTCTATGAAGTAAACGCCTTCTACATGAAAAACCCAGGACCAAATGACAAACCAAACATTCCAAGGATTATAGCCTATGAGAAGATGAGGATGTGGGCAGGGCTGGAGCCAAAGTGGTTCTGA
- a CDS encoding UPF0147 family protein — protein sequence MSEERIQQIIQVLKEQVVQDTVVPRNIRRAAEQAIERLMDTNVEPAVRAADAIAILEEISEDPNMPLHTRTIIWEVLGALEQVQ from the coding sequence ATGAGCGAAGAGAGAATTCAACAAATTATTCAAGTTCTAAAGGAACAAGTTGTTCAAGATACAGTCGTTCCAAGGAACATTAGAAGGGCTGCAGAGCAGGCAATTGAGAGACTAATGGATACAAATGTTGAGCCTGCTGTTAGAGCAGCCGATGCTATAGCCATTCTTGAAGAAATAAGTGAAGATCCAAACATGCCCTTGCACACTAGAACTATAATTTGGGAAGTTCTTGGAGCTTTAGAGCAGGTCCAATGA
- a CDS encoding aldolase: protein MSFLVKSQLLKYSRLAHERGLTAAFGGNLSILFRDKIFIKATGAVMDDLSFSQVAVMDLEGKQLSAIRPSSEWRLHFYIYKEREDVRAIAHLHPPYAIAASALLKGELPIITPEAEIYLKKIPIVPFKPAGTEELALEVTKHLKDYDAAIMEKHGIVTVGKSLRETFYKAELVEESAKLWYLSKFKK, encoded by the coding sequence GTGAGCTTCCTAGTAAAGTCCCAGCTCCTCAAGTACTCCCGCTTAGCCCATGAAAGAGGACTAACAGCAGCTTTTGGAGGAAATTTAAGCATTCTCTTTAGAGATAAGATATTTATAAAGGCCACTGGTGCCGTAATGGATGATTTGAGCTTCTCCCAAGTAGCGGTCATGGACCTAGAGGGGAAGCAACTTAGCGCAATAAGACCTTCATCCGAGTGGAGGCTCCACTTTTACATTTATAAAGAAAGGGAAGATGTTAGAGCAATAGCGCATCTCCACCCTCCATACGCAATAGCAGCATCAGCCCTTTTGAAGGGAGAGCTACCAATAATAACCCCTGAGGCTGAGATTTACCTCAAGAAGATTCCCATAGTGCCTTTTAAGCCAGCAGGGACTGAAGAGCTTGCTCTCGAAGTAACAAAGCACTTAAAAGACTACGACGCCGCAATAATGGAAAAGCATGGGATTGTAACTGTTGGAAAAAGCCTAAGAGAAACGTTCTACAAGGCAGAGCTCGTAGAGGAGAGCGCAAAGCTGTGGTATCTGAGCAAATTTAAGAAGTAG
- a CDS encoding FumA C-terminus/TtdB family hydratase beta subunit, with the protein MAVRLKTPLREEDVLKLKAGDIVKLSGIIYTARDLAHRKIIELAKREELPFNLKGAVIYHCGPIVRKTLQGYEVVSAGPTTSARMEKYSDDILSLGVKGLIGKGGMGEKTLSTLQKHKAVYFAFTGGAGALAAKSIKRVLDVYWLEELGIPEAVWILEIEDLPLVVAMDAYGNSLYKKSQRLMPEEQRT; encoded by the coding sequence ATGGCAGTGAGACTAAAGACTCCTCTGAGGGAAGAGGATGTTTTAAAGCTTAAAGCTGGCGATATCGTAAAGCTTTCGGGAATAATCTACACCGCAAGAGATTTAGCCCATAGGAAAATTATAGAGCTCGCCAAAAGAGAAGAGCTCCCCTTCAACTTGAAAGGCGCAGTTATCTATCACTGCGGTCCCATAGTGAGGAAAACACTCCAAGGCTATGAGGTAGTCTCAGCTGGGCCAACTACAAGTGCGAGGATGGAAAAATACAGTGACGATATTTTATCTTTAGGAGTCAAAGGCCTTATTGGAAAAGGTGGGATGGGAGAAAAAACTCTAAGCACTCTGCAAAAGCACAAAGCCGTTTATTTTGCCTTCACAGGTGGAGCAGGCGCTTTAGCCGCTAAAAGTATAAAGCGTGTCTTGGATGTTTATTGGCTTGAGGAGCTTGGGATTCCTGAAGCAGTTTGGATTCTTGAAATTGAGGATTTGCCCCTAGTTGTGGCAATGGATGCATACGGGAACTCGCTTTACAAAAAAAGTCAAAGGCTAATGCCCGAAGAGCAGAGAACTTGA
- a CDS encoding fumarate hydratase, which produces MELEDYIVEAIRLAVTKLPDDTVNALKRAYEKEENPIAKLQLENILKTIELGKDYSLPMCQDTGTLTFFVEAGIDNPHLKELKEVLINATKRATKEIPLRPNAVDVLTNRNSGDNTGRFVPIIHWELIEGDKIKIIVFPKGGGSENCSALAMLNPSEGLEGVKHFVVEHIKKCGGKPCPPVILGIGVGGGADFALKLAKKALLRPLGARHKDERIAELEEELLNEVNALGIGPMGLGGKITALDVKIEYAHRHPASFPVGLVVQCWANRKAFVEISKDGGVIIWQ; this is translated from the coding sequence ATGGAACTTGAAGATTATATTGTCGAGGCAATCCGTCTTGCAGTTACTAAACTACCCGATGACACAGTTAATGCATTAAAAAGGGCCTATGAAAAAGAGGAAAACCCCATAGCAAAGCTGCAGCTGGAGAATATTTTAAAAACAATTGAACTTGGAAAGGATTATTCCCTCCCTATGTGTCAAGATACGGGAACACTTACTTTTTTTGTTGAAGCTGGAATTGATAATCCCCATTTAAAGGAATTAAAGGAAGTTCTAATTAACGCCACGAAAAGAGCCACAAAGGAAATTCCACTAAGGCCAAACGCTGTTGACGTACTAACCAATAGGAATTCAGGAGATAACACAGGGAGATTTGTTCCAATAATCCACTGGGAACTCATTGAAGGAGATAAAATAAAAATTATTGTTTTTCCAAAGGGTGGTGGGAGTGAAAATTGCTCCGCTTTAGCAATGTTAAACCCAAGCGAGGGCTTAGAGGGAGTAAAGCACTTTGTGGTCGAGCACATTAAAAAATGCGGAGGAAAACCCTGCCCGCCGGTAATTCTAGGAATAGGGGTAGGGGGCGGTGCGGACTTTGCCTTAAAGCTCGCTAAGAAAGCTCTTTTGAGGCCTTTAGGAGCTAGGCACAAAGATGAAAGGATAGCTGAGCTTGAAGAGGAGCTCCTCAACGAGGTTAATGCTTTAGGAATAGGTCCAATGGGCTTAGGGGGAAAGATAACGGCGCTTGATGTTAAAATAGAATATGCACACCGACACCCAGCTTCATTTCCCGTAGGCTTGGTTGTCCAGTGCTGGGCAAATAGGAAGGCTTTCGTAGAGATTAGCAAGGATGGAGGGGTTATAATATGGCAGTGA
- a CDS encoding acetate--CoA ligase family protein, protein MEKSRIVEELKPFFEPKGVAIIGATDKKGKVGNVIFENFKVNKEKGIFKGNIYPVNPKLTEIEGVKCYPSIKDVPEDADLAVISIPAKFVPATMKDIAEKGIKSVIIITGGFGELGEEGKRMEQEILQIARENGIRIVGPNCVGVYVPETGVDTVFLPETKMDRPETGAIAFVTQSGAFAAAMLDWAAMANIGIGKMVSYGNKLDVDDADLMEYFMYDDQIRVITFYIEGVKDGRKFIETARKVTPHKPIIALKSGRTEYGAKAASSHTGSLAGADTIYDAVFKQTGILRAEDFEHMFDMAKAFAKCKLPKGDRIGIITDGGGAGVMASDAVAKFGLKMAELSEETLKYMKEKFPPHAVAGNPTDVVGDTDAQRYKIAIEAFVNDPNVDVIVVITLFQVPLLDEMELIDILAEYAKKSDKPIIAVAMGGKKTEYYAKILEDKGVPVYLTPERGVRAAAALVQYVKYLEKLKE, encoded by the coding sequence ATGGAGAAGTCAAGGATAGTGGAAGAGTTGAAGCCTTTCTTTGAGCCCAAGGGTGTCGCCATCATCGGTGCTACGGACAAGAAGGGAAAGGTTGGAAATGTTATTTTTGAGAACTTTAAGGTGAACAAAGAGAAGGGCATTTTTAAGGGGAACATATATCCAGTTAACCCAAAGCTTACAGAGATTGAAGGTGTTAAGTGCTATCCAAGCATCAAAGACGTCCCAGAGGATGCAGATTTAGCCGTCATATCAATCCCAGCCAAGTTTGTGCCAGCCACAATGAAAGACATTGCTGAGAAAGGCATAAAGAGCGTCATAATCATCACAGGCGGCTTTGGAGAACTCGGTGAAGAAGGAAAGAGAATGGAGCAGGAGATACTTCAAATAGCAAGAGAAAACGGGATAAGAATTGTCGGGCCAAACTGTGTTGGTGTTTATGTCCCAGAAACCGGTGTTGATACTGTTTTCTTGCCTGAGACAAAGATGGACAGGCCAGAAACAGGAGCGATAGCATTCGTTACCCAAAGCGGTGCTTTTGCAGCGGCTATGCTTGATTGGGCAGCAATGGCTAACATAGGAATAGGAAAGATGGTCAGCTATGGAAACAAGCTCGATGTGGATGATGCAGACTTAATGGAGTATTTCATGTATGATGATCAGATTAGGGTTATAACCTTCTACATTGAGGGAGTTAAAGACGGTAGAAAATTCATAGAGACCGCGAGAAAAGTCACACCCCACAAGCCTATAATCGCTTTAAAGAGTGGAAGAACCGAATACGGTGCTAAAGCCGCTTCATCTCACACGGGAAGCTTAGCGGGTGCGGATACAATTTATGATGCTGTCTTCAAGCAAACGGGTATTTTGAGAGCTGAGGACTTTGAGCACATGTTCGACATGGCAAAGGCCTTTGCAAAATGCAAGCTTCCAAAGGGAGACAGGATAGGGATAATCACAGATGGTGGCGGAGCAGGAGTTATGGCAAGTGATGCTGTTGCTAAGTTCGGTCTTAAAATGGCTGAGCTTAGCGAGGAGACACTCAAATATATGAAGGAGAAATTCCCACCACACGCAGTTGCAGGCAACCCAACCGATGTTGTTGGAGATACAGACGCTCAAAGATACAAAATTGCAATTGAAGCTTTTGTAAATGATCCGAATGTGGACGTTATAGTGGTCATAACACTGTTCCAAGTTCCTCTCTTGGATGAGATGGAGCTAATTGACATCCTAGCGGAATATGCAAAGAAGAGCGACAAGCCAATCATTGCAGTTGCTATGGGTGGTAAAAAGACAGAGTATTATGCAAAGATTCTCGAGGATAAGGGAGTTCCAGTATACCTAACACCTGAGAGGGGAGTTAGGGCGGCAGCGGCTTTAGTTCAATACGTAAAATATTTGGAGAAGCTCAAGGAGTGA
- a CDS encoding acetate--CoA ligase family protein — protein MKEEALKIINEVLAQGRKSLVEYEAKQVLKSYGLPVPEEKLAKTVDEAIKYAEELGYPVVLKLMSPQILHKSDARVIALKIKDEEELKKKWEEIHENAKKYRPDAEILGVLVAPMLKPGREIIIGITEDPQFGHAIMFGLGGIFVEILKDVTFRIIPIEEKDAWAMIRNIKGYPILAGARGEEPADMKAIVDMMLKVSQLVDDLKDYLKEMDLNPVFVYNEGEGAMIVDARIILK, from the coding sequence ATGAAGGAAGAGGCTTTGAAGATTATTAACGAAGTTTTGGCGCAAGGTAGGAAATCTTTGGTTGAATACGAAGCAAAGCAGGTTTTAAAATCTTACGGTTTGCCTGTGCCGGAGGAGAAGCTTGCTAAGACCGTGGATGAGGCCATCAAATATGCAGAAGAGCTTGGATATCCGGTTGTTCTGAAGCTCATGTCACCGCAAATACTCCACAAGAGCGATGCCAGGGTTATTGCCCTCAAGATTAAGGATGAGGAAGAGTTAAAGAAAAAGTGGGAAGAAATCCACGAGAATGCCAAAAAATACCGCCCAGATGCAGAGATTTTAGGTGTTCTCGTTGCACCAATGCTCAAGCCCGGAAGGGAGATTATCATCGGTATTACAGAAGACCCCCAATTTGGACACGCAATAATGTTTGGTCTCGGTGGTATATTCGTCGAGATACTCAAGGATGTAACCTTCAGGATTATTCCAATTGAGGAGAAGGACGCTTGGGCAATGATACGGAACATCAAAGGCTATCCAATTCTCGCAGGAGCAAGGGGAGAAGAGCCAGCGGACATGAAGGCAATAGTTGACATGATGCTCAAGGTTTCCCAATTGGTTGATGATCTCAAGGACTACCTTAAAGAGATGGACTTAAACCCAGTGTTCGTTTACAACGAAGGCGAAGGTGCAATGATTGTTGATGCAAGAATCATCTTGAAGTGA